Part of the Zonotrichia albicollis isolate bZonAlb1 chromosome 26, bZonAlb1.hap1, whole genome shotgun sequence genome, GGGCGGCAGCATGGACAGCGGGCTGCAGTTCACAGAGGGAGGTGAGTGGGCACCCGTGGGATGgcgtgggcagggctggcaggggctgtgcagggctggcagtgcccatcgGGGCTGGTAATGCCTGTGCCCATatgggctggcagtgcctgtgCCCATATGGGCTGGACagacagggctggcagtgcctgtgcccagcagggctggcagtgcccatgccCATCCAGCTGTCTCCCCCCAGGCCTGCATCGATCACTGGATGATGGTGACATGGCCTGGCTggtgctgggctcctgcctcATCCTGCTGTTGCTGACGGGGGCCCTGGGGCTCGGCCTGTGGCGGCAGCAGATGCCCAGCCAGCGCCACGGGGAGCGGGCACTGGGCACCGAGGGGTGAGTGGGGCCCCATGGCTGTGGGGTCTGGGGAGGCAGGGTGGGCCAAAGGGGGCTGAGGGCATCCCTGCagaggggaggggatggggggaCTCCCATGGGGACATGAGGAcgctgcccagggctgaggtGACCTCAGGCTGAGGCACTCCCTGAGCCAAGGCAGGGCCAAGGCCCCACTGCAGATCCCCCACAGCACCAGCCAGGACAcgggcagggagctggagccAGACCTGGAGCGAAATCTGGAGCCAGAGCAGGAGCTAAAACAGGCTGGAGCTAAAACAGGAGCTAAAACAGGCCTGGAGCTACATCAAGAGCCAGGCCTGGAGCAAAATTTGGAGCCAGACCTGGAGGTAAAAAGGGAGCCAGGCCTGGAGGTAAAACGGGAGCCAGGCCTGGAGGTAAAACGGGAGCCACACCTGGAGCTAAAATGGAAGCCAGGCCTGAAGCTAAATCTGGAGCCAGGCTTGAAGCTACATCTGGAGCCAGACCTGGAGCTAAAATGGGAGCCAGACCTGGAGCTACCGGACCCAGAGCTGGTCCCGGAGCTGCAGACAGACACAGAGCTAGAGCCAGAGCTGGAGATGAAGCCAGACATGGACCCACCAGCAGAGCCAGCGCTGGGGCAGCACCACAGGCACTAATTAAAGGTGTTGGGCAAAGCAGGTGTCATGGCCAGTGCCCTGTGGTTTTCTGCTTACGTAGTTTATGTTTTTTATCAGAGTTGACCCTGCTCTCAGGGCTTAGGGGCCACAGCTGCTGAGATTGTCCCCTTTTCTCTGTGGGCACACGATGGTGGTTGGGATTTGCTCGTCTGTGAGGGCTGTGAAGCTGCTTGAGGCTGGGGGCTGTTCAGtaggtgctggggctgcctctgAAGTGGAGCTCTCCTGTGTGACTGTGGATGTGTGTGGTTCATGGCCCCCTCCTCAGAGCTGGGGACCAGGGAAGGCCTTGTGTGGTGGCCCTGGTGCTGACTGTGAGTGAAGGCAACACCTCTGTTTTATATGTGAAATATATGTTACCTGCAGTGCCCTCAGACCTGCACCCCATGGGGATGTCAGTCCTGCTGTTTGTacccctgtgccccacagggaTGTCAGTCCTGTTGTACCCtggcccttcccttcccctgcacccccagtgcccccagccccagcccctgcctgcacaggcagcactCTCAGGGCTGATTTTCCTCCAGAAAGCTGCTGTTTGGGAAGGCCCTGCTCAGAGCATCCTGCTGGACCCCGCTGGCAGCCCCAGTGACCCCAGCAGaatggggaaagcagcagcatccaCTGTGCTTATGCATCTCTGGCCAGGTGTCAGCATCTACCACccccaggctggaaggggatgcccaggcacaggagcagtgtccctgagctgctgtccCAAGCCACCTCctgttggaacccaggacattcctctggttgccctggaggacttgagaccctgcccagggggctcaagagaccttggcacagagcccaagacccctgtgcctttgatcttGACCCATAgtaaaaacaattaccaactttcatatgaagaattacaagtcaagagAGTTTAAGTACAATAATAGTTTGttacagggtgaaaaatagatttttgaggtttttagaatgggggttcagggggtaagatggaggaatctgggtgtgtccagcctttctcctccttctaattcttggcctccatcttctgctgtgatggtggcactttggaattggtttaaggtagaaactcactgtctaacatagatgataggtattgggaagttattgtaaataaagtacaggtagtttttagtataaaaagataacaccccCAGGTGGTCAGTGTGCCAGACAGaactcagcaggtcagagaaaaaatgttatgcataagaaataataaacaaactTGAGAATGAGAACAGAGGAATCCTGACTTCTTCTTcatgtgctgggctgggaagagGAGACTTGCACATATCTCAGAGTCTGTGACCAGGAGAGATTCTGAGAACCTCCCACCACACGGGAGCCTGGCAGCCCtttggggcagccctgggaggagTCAGCTCACAGCCCCAGAGACAGGTGACCCAAGGCTTTCCCATCCACAGGAACAGAgttgaatgtttgcagcagaCAAAGCCTTATCAGCAACCTTTAGCCGTGTTTGCTCAATGACCCTCTCTGGCCATTGGGCAGCCAGGCTGACCCCCCAGGCCCAGGTGCTGGCTCAGCACATTCTGCCAGCGGGGtggccaggccagagcagccctggcaggcagcaccaGCCATGGAGGGCAGCGCTGACACCGAGGAGCCCCCGCtgctgcccctggcactgagcagGTTCCACATCTCCGAGGAGTTTGGCTTCCTGCTTCCCAATCCTCTGGTAGGAGCTGGCTGTGCCTCCCTATCTGCGTGCACAGGAAAGAGAGGGGCTGgtgagcagctttctgctgggGGAGCTTGGATTTAGCATTTTGCTGTAGCACTTGACAAAGAAATACGAGGAAGGCAGTTGTTATTCTGGCACAGGCAGTTTCATAGGACAAACCCCTGCCCTTTAAAATGAggaaagcagctgcagcaagcagcacagaggagaGGTGAAGGAGCTCTGTCTGGCCTTGGCTCTACAGGATTTTGGGGAGCACAAGAAGTGCAGGTGTCCTGTGCCCAAAGTGGGGCTATTTATCCCTTATAGGAATGTGTTTCTTGGTGGCGGAGTGACAAAACTatcttttgttcttttaaaaaggaaataagccTAGAAGTTTTTCTCTTCAATGGTGAAAAGACATCTCATAAGACTTAGGGGACTTCAAACTTAAGGATAGCTAATTGGACAGAAGCTAAAAAGTTTTGCTTAAGTAATTAATTtgaaaaacccaaagaaattaatcactttttaaaagtattttactAAAACGAAAAATGTTTAACATCTAacagtttttttgtttgttattagacttttttatttttaacgcTGTAATAAAAGctattttgttaatttttatgtttttaaaagtagCTAAGTGTGTTACAAGTCTCTGAAAACATTAAACCTAACTCAAAAAAGCTGCTATAACAGCTGGGAGCCTGGGCACGTTCACAGCCCTCCCTCTGCCTCTCTCCACCAagacagagctgccagcaccctACAGTCCCTGGATGGACATTGCCCATGAGCTGCCCCAGCTGATCACGAGCCACCAGCTCCGCTCACGTGTGCACCAGGTATGGGCATCTCTCTTCTGCCCACCGGGTATGGGCTCTTCCTTCCTGCCCACCAGGTATGGgcttctccttcctgcccaccAGGTATGGGCTCTTCCTTCCTGCCCACCAGGTATGGgcttctccttcctgcccaccAGGTATGGgctcctccttcctgcccaccaGGTATGGgcttctccttcctgcccaccAGGTATGGgcttctccttcctgcccaccAGGTATGGgcttctccttcctgcccaccAGGTATGGCCTTCTCTCTTCTGCCCACCAGGTATGGgcttctccttcctgcccaccAGGTATGGGCTTCTCCTTCCTGCCCCCAGAGCTCTCTGAAACCTTGGTCTCAAGCTTTACAGACacagcagtgtctgaaaaacctGCCAAATATGTGCTGAGCCAGGACAGACACCAGGCGACAGCAAAGGCTTAACTTTGGCACAGAAACAGCTCCTGCAGCGGATCCAAGCACTCAGCAGGCAgcaagggctggagcagggcccCTCTAGGTGTCACAAGAACCATGTCTCATCCCAGCCATGATCCCTGATGCAGCTCCTTTTGGGATCAGCTGCCCCATGGGCATCCCAGCACCAGGAGGAGGAAAACCCCATGGATTGCTGTCGCTGCTCACAAAGCAGTAACAAAGCACAATTCCTGCAGAGAGGGTGGGAAGGGAGGCATAAAGAGAAGGACCAGGAGGGTTCTCcccagctggcagggcagcccctCCAGCACAGGGCCCTTGGCAttgctggctctgctccttgctcccaagggtttccctgGCAGATGCCGCAGCTGAGCCCGCAGCAGCTCCGAGGGCGTGAGGAGCTGCACTTGGCACACCTGGTGCTCAGCTTCATCACCATGGGCTACGTCTGGCAGGAGGGCGAGGAGGGCACCGTGCAGGTAAAGGCAAGGTAAAGCAGGGTCACCTGCTCCTtgggctctgggagctgctgctgctcccttaGCACTTCCCCATGGGAGCAAATCCCctttcctgtggctgcagcaggagctgctgccacctttccACAGCCTGACCACATCCCCACCTTCCCCTGTGCTTTGTGACACTCAGGTCCTGCCCAGAAATCTCGCTGTGCCCTTCTGGGAGGTGTCCCAGGCCCTGGGCCTCCCACCCATCCTCAGCCATGCAGACTTTGTGTTGGCCAACTGGAGGAGGAAGGACCCCAGTGGGTAAGCAGCAAATGCCAGTGGGCAAGCATGGTTCTTCCTGCAGGTGTCAGGGACAGATCAGTGATCAGCAGGACAGACTGGTCCCAgactgctcctgctctgccaatGCCCCTTGAATCCCATCTTTGCTGGGCTCAGCCTCGTGGGTGTGGACACAAGGACTCTGTGGGGATGTGGGTGTCTCTGGGAGCAGCCCCTAGGAAAAACTCCTCTGTTCCCTGCAGAGCATTGGGCCATTTCAACTCCATCAAATGAAAAAGTTACTCCTCTGCTGGGTATTAAATCCACTTtgcacagcagacagtctcagagcaaaggaaaacaccttctgtgcccagcacagatcccaaggtccctccaaaccctccctgccccaattgtgcccagatttgctctttgcacacgaGTCACAcgctgaagtcaggagctcccttcatgtccagagggaggaaaagagggaaagtggatgaagagctctcctgtgcagagccaaggttaCTAGAACAATTGTTACTAGAACAATTtataatctctctctctctctccttttcttgTGCATTTTGTTGGCCATAACTGCAATGCCTCCAGGCCTCTGGAAATGGAGTAAGTACTTACTGCTCATTTATTTTCTAACGGTGTTGGTTATTGTTTGGATTGGCTCAGCTGTGTAGCACTGCTTGGGCTGAACCTCTCTTGATGTGCGTTGTATTTGTCACACAAGTGCCactgcagtgacagcacaggccatggggagggcacagggaggatGGCAGGGCCCCTAAACCACAGCAGTCCTGCTctcctgtcactgtcatattttctggaaaaatccctttgccaggatttcttctcctggaaagctgagaagcctcagagaaaaatgaaaacaataattatctgattacTTCTCccgtgtttgctgctttggaatgtggtttggacattgtttatcTAATAGGTGcatgtttgattggttccatgtgaattatttttacttaatgaccgatcactgtccagctgtgtcaggactctggacagtcatgagtttttaaTTAGTATTTTGTTAAGCCTCCTGTAAGGATCCTTTCTTGattctttagtatagcataatataatataatgtaatataatgtaatataatataatgtaatataatataatataatgtaatataatataatataatatataaattatataataataaattagccttctaagagcATAGAGTCATTCTCAATTCGTTCATCCTGTGGACCCTGCAAATACCACACTCCCCTTTCACtctgcaccagctcctctgcTAAGAGGCTCTGGAGTGTGGGATGGTTTTGTTCCCCGGGTCCCACAGTGTGTAAGGAAATCCTGAGCCACCATCCCTCCCCAATCCCTGTTCTTGGCTCTTTTGTGCAGGAACCTGGACACGATCATCACACTGCCTGGAGGCGACAGTCTGAGGGGCTTCATCCTTGTCACCGTGCTTGTGGAGaaggcagcagtgcctggcattAAGGTGGGTACCACCCTGTGTTGGGGCTCTAAAGTGCCTGAGGTGCACCCACAAGGTGTTCCTGTCCCTGAAcccaggctggggaaggggcagagctgccatgggTGGCAGCAAAtgtccagagctgctgtccaCAGACATCCTCCCCCTTTGTGACCTGGTGctgtccctcctcctccctcaggCAATCCCCCGGGCCCTTGGTGCCACCGTGCAGGGGGATGAGGAGtccctgcacagagccctggaggagctggcaggggcCATCGAGGCCATGAGGGAGGCACTGAGGAGGATGCACGGTGAGAGCAGCTGGTGTCTGTGCATGCTGCAGCTCATGGCaccctctgctgcagctgcccatcACCTCTGATCTCATCTGATTGACTTCCTCCTAGACTATGTGGACCCAGAAGTATTCTACTCTGTGATCCGGATCTTTCTCTCTGGGTGAGTGGATCTTTCTCTCTGTTTCCCTTCAGagccacagggctggggggagctggggaggtgCAAGGAAGGGGCAGCCCAGGTGGGATATGGAGTTCCCCAGGGCAGGGTAGGGACCAGCATTGCTCTCCCTAGAGCATCATGATCCTGTCCCTCAGGAATTCCTAGGCACTGGAACTGGGGATGGATGTGGCCAAGGGCTGGGGTCTGCCTCCCTCCAGCTTCTCTCCATCCTTCAGCTCAGCCCTGACAGCCCCAAGAGCCAGAATTGAGCACAAATGAATCTTTCCTGCTCCTGGCCAAACAGTTTTGACAGGAGAAGAGgaatttctctttccttccaCACTGTGTACAcaaagctgcagagctgagcagaggcTCTTCCCACTGCGTGTTAAGCAAACATCCTTAACAATCctcttgctgctgctctgttaCAATTCTGTCACttcaaaaaatagaaaattcccccccaaataCTGAAAATGTTGTTTGGGCAAGGCAGAACCACAGCCCAGGAGCCCAGCATGGAGCCTTCACCAtcccccagcacccctgtgGGGTTGCAGCATCTGCAGACACTCAGTCTCAGACTTCTCAGGGGgattctatttttatttctctccatcATATCTCAGAATTTCCAAGTAAAAGGCTCCGTGCATCGTGATTAAGTTTCTCTCATTTTTTATCCAAGCTGACCTTGTCTCGATGGTCATCAGCTTGGGAAAACATGCCTTTTAAATTCCCTTCTGCTTCTAAGAACTTCCCACTAGTAGAGCTTACTATAAATACAATCTTGGGAGAACTAAAAATATTCTGGTATTTGATAATGAATCTATTTTCTCTGCAGTTTGTGTAAAATCTGTTCCTGTAGCCCAACTGCAGCCAGCACCCAAAGCCTCATGGAATGGTGCTTCCTGCTAAAAGTCAACAGATATTTTTGTGCTGGGCACTTCACCTCCCTGAAATCACAACCCCTGTCTCCATTTGGGTGTGAGCACTTCTCCATTTCAGCACTCAATGGCCACTGACATTCAAGAAGTTGATGTAAAGTGCCACTGTTGCCTAGAAAAGTGCTCCTTCCCCTCTCTGCTTGCAGAAATCTtcctgagctggagcaggaggtgcagccaggcagggcaatgtgtcccagcaccatgctgggTGCTCACCAGGGCGTGGAGATCCCAGAGAACACTCTTCTGGCAAAGGAAAATCAAGGACTTCTCCTTCCCTGGCCTCACTGTGTGCTTTGACACAGAATCTGATTTCCAAGTTTATCTCCTGTTTGAGGAAAGCTGACATGGCTGTGTTGGAGGAGGGGATCCATGGGCTTGGCCAGGACAGTTTCCCTTCTCACAGGgcccagaaaaaaattaaggaaaaggcccagaaaaaatgaaggatttcTCCTTACCCCCATGGCCTCACAGTGTGCTTTGACACAGAATCTGATTTCTGAGTTTATCTCCTACTCAAGGAAGTGGCCATGTTGGAGGAGGAGATTCATGGGCTGGGCCAGGAAAATTTTGCTCAATCTTGCCAGCCTAAGGTCCCTTCTCACAAGACCCAGAAAAATTTAAGGAAAAGGCTCAGAAGAAATTAAGGATTTGTCCTTACCCCCATGGTCTGACTGTGTGCTTTGATACAGAATGTGATTTCCAAGTTTATCTCCTGTTTGAGAAAGGCTGACATGGAGGAGGAGATTCATGGGCTGGGCCAGGAGATCCTGCGCTAGGCCAGGGAAGTTTTGCTCAATCTTGCCAGCCCAAGGTCCCTTCTCACAGGGCCCAGAAAAAATTAGGGATTTCTCCTTATCCCCATGCCCTCACTATGTGCTTTGGCACAGAATCTGATTTCCAGGTTTATCTCCTATTTGAGAAAGGCTGACATGGCCGCGTTGGAGAAGGAGATCCATGGGCCAGGGAGGTTTTGCTCAATCTTGCCAGCCCAAGGTCCCTTGTCACAggcccctgtccccatggccgCTGCCTGACTGCCGTGTCTCCTGCCCAGCTGGAAGGACAACCCTGCCATGGCCCACGGGCTCGTCTACGAGGGGGTGTCCGCGGAGGCGCTGGCGTTCTCGGGGGGCAGCGCGGCGCAGAGCACGGTCCTGCACGCCTTCGATGAGCTCCTGGGCATCTGCCACCGCCAGGACTGCGGTGAGCCAACAGCCTTTCTGTCCAATTCACAGACAGCCCCAATCAGGGGAAAGAAGAtaaatctgactccatgtttttaaaaggctaatttgttattttatgatattatgtcacagatatattttatgaaaaatccttccaTTAGGATGTTTTCTCCTGTGAAGCTGGGAagtttcagcttctccatgttttgctgctttggaatgtgatttggagaattgtttacttAGCATgtaaaattgtttttacttgtgaccaatgacagccacctgtgtcgaggctgtgaacagtcacaagattttattatcattccattcctttcctttcaagccttctgatgaaatcctttcttctattctttaatatagttttaatatataattttcttttattataatagatatcataaaataataaatcagccttctgaaacatggagtcaagattctcatctcttccctcgtcctgggacccctgtgatcACCACCAcaatattatattatagaatGCTGTACTAAAGaatagtatatatataatagttatatatataatataactatactaaagaatagagaaaggatacagacagaaggcttaacaagaattaataataaaatctcATGACTACTTCCAGAGTCTTGACACAGCCTGACAGTGTTTGGTCAttcagttaaaacaattcccatTAAACCAATGAAGCaaccacctgttggataaacagtctccaaccacattccaaagcagcaaaacaaaggagaagcaatcagataattattgttttcatttttctctggggcttctcagcttcccaggagaagaaatcctggcgaagggatttttcagaaaatatgacagtgacacttttccttctccaaagctgatgaggggctggggaagagATGAGCCACAGCGATTCCCATGAGTGTGCCAGCTCTGGCAGGCAGGAGGACATGTGCCCATCTCATCCTGGCTGgcaccaggctctgcccagTTCCAGGGAGGAAGGTTACAAATGTGCCTCTGGCAGGTGTTCCCTCACCATGACAAATTCACAAAAGCATGCATTTGGCTTCCTGTATGTCATCTTTTTGCTGAGGCTCTCTATGGGCCCAAGAGATGAGTGAGCAGAGCGTGCAGGCATCCTGCCAGTAAGAGGCCATTCATAAAGCTCCACTTTAGTCCAGCCCACAACAGAAATATTTAccagaaattagaaaaaaaaaaaaaaaaagaaaaccaaaaggctgggagcagggctaAACCTTTCCTTTT contains:
- the LOC102073086 gene encoding indoleamine 2,3-dioxygenase 2 isoform X5 yields the protein MEGSADTEEPPLLPLALSRFHISEEFGFLLPNPLVGAGCASLSACTGKRGAAGSLGTFTALPLPLSTKTELPAPYSPWMDIAHELPQLITSHQLRSRVHQMPQLSPQQLRGREELHLAHLVLSFITMGYVWQEGEEGTVQVLPRNLAVPFWEVSQALGLPPILSHADFVLANWRRKDPSGPLEMENLDTIITLPGGDSLRGFILVTVLVEKAAVPGIKAIPRALGATVQGDEESLHRALEELAGAIEAMREALRRMHDYVDPEVFYSVIRIFLSGRLPAQDEGVHAPSPPSLRGADPRCAVPAAPRALLGERAAPQRLQPLRVGAGRAQVLPHHHCHQVHHCGSLQSQGQAGRAERGWPCCGKGAVSTGG
- the LOC102073086 gene encoding indoleamine 2,3-dioxygenase 2 isoform X1, with translation MEGSADTEEPPLLPLALSRFHISEEFGFLLPNPLVGAGCASLSACTGKRGAAGSLGTFTALPLPLSTKTELPAPYSPWMDIAHELPQLITSHQLRSRVHQMPQLSPQQLRGREELHLAHLVLSFITMGYVWQEGEEGTVQVLPRNLAVPFWEVSQALGLPPILSHADFVLANWRRKDPSGPLEMENLDTIITLPGGDSLRGFILVTVLVEKAAVPGIKAIPRALGATVQGDEESLHRALEELAGAIEAMREALRRMHDYVDPEVFYSVIRIFLSGWKDNPAMAHGLVYEGVSAEALAFSGGSAAQSTVLHAFDELLGICHRQDCAAFLLRMREYMPPAHRAFVEQIRGALSPRHLVLSSGNARLRNAFNRCVSALAELRSYHITIVTKYITVAASKAKARRAELNGAGPAVGKAPSALEDKGTGGSHIFSFLKSIRDTTREGMIRA
- the LOC102073086 gene encoding indoleamine 2,3-dioxygenase 2 isoform X6; this encodes MDIAHELPQLITSHQLRSRVHQMPQLSPQQLRGREELHLAHLVLSFITMGYVWQEGEEGTVQVLPRNLAVPFWEVSQALGLPPILSHADFVLANWRRKDPSGPLEMENLDTIITLPGGDSLRGFILVTVLVEKAAVPGIKAIPRALGATVQGDEESLHRALEELAGAIEAMREALRRMHDYVDPEVFYSVIRIFLSGWKDNPAMAHGLVYEGVSAEALAFSGGSAAQSTVLHAFDELLGICHRQDCAAFLLRMREYMPPAHRAFVEQIRGALSPRHLVLSSGNARLRNAFNRCVSALAELRSYHITIVTKYITVAASKAKARRAELNGAGPAVGKAPSALEDKGTGGSHIFSFLKSIRDTTREGMIRA
- the LOC102073086 gene encoding indoleamine 2,3-dioxygenase 2 isoform X8; translated protein: MEGSADTEEPPLLPLALSRFHISEEFGFLLPNPLVGAGCASLSACTGKRGAAGSLGTFTALPLPLSTKTELPAPYSPWMDIAHELPQLITSHQLRSRVHQMPQLSPQQLRGREELHLAHLVLSFITMGYVWQEGEEGTVQVLPRNLAVPFWEVSQALGLPPILSHADFVLANWRRKDPSGPLEMENLDTIITLPGGDSLRGFILVTVLVEKAAVPGIKAIPRALGATVQGDEESLHRALEELAGAIEAMREALRRMHDYVDPEVFYSVIRIFLSGPLSPWPLPDCRVSCPAGRTTLPWPTGSSTRGCPRRRWRSRGAARRRARSCTPSMSSWASATARTAPPSCSG
- the LOC102073086 gene encoding indoleamine 2,3-dioxygenase 2 isoform X3: MEGSADTEEPPLLPLALSRFHISEEFGFLLPNPLVGAGCASLSACTGKRGAELPAPYSPWMDIAHELPQLITSHQLRSRVHQMPQLSPQQLRGREELHLAHLVLSFITMGYVWQEGEEGTVQVLPRNLAVPFWEVSQALGLPPILSHADFVLANWRRKDPSGPLEMENLDTIITLPGGDSLRGFILVTVLVEKAAVPGIKAIPRALGATVQGDEESLHRALEELAGAIEAMREALRRMHDYVDPEVFYSVIRIFLSGWKDNPAMAHGLVYEGVSAEALAFSGGSAAQSTVLHAFDELLGICHRQDCAAFLLRMREYMPPAHRAFVEQIRGALSPRHLVLSSGNARLRNAFNRCVSALAELRSYHITIVTKYITVAASKAKARRAELNGAGPAVGKAPSALEDKGTGGSHIFSFLKSIRDTTREGMIRA
- the LOC102073086 gene encoding indoleamine 2,3-dioxygenase 2 isoform X2, whose translation is MGFSFLPTRYGLLSSAHQVWASPSCPPGFPWQMPQLSPQQLRGREELHLAHLVLSFITMGYVWQEGEEGTVQVLPRNLAVPFWEVSQALGLPPILSHADFVLANWRRKDPSGPLEMENLDTIITLPGGDSLRGFILVTVLVEKAAVPGIKAIPRALGATVQGDEESLHRALEELAGAIEAMREALRRMHDYVDPEVFYSVIRIFLSGWKDNPAMAHGLVYEGVSAEALAFSGGSAAQSTVLHAFDELLGICHRQDCAAFLLRMREYMPPAHRAFVEQIRGALSPRHLVLSSGNARLRNAFNRCVSALAELRSYHITIVTKYITVAASKAKARRAELNGAGPAVGKAPSALEDKGTGGSHIFSFLKSIRDTTREGMIRA
- the LOC102073086 gene encoding indoleamine 2,3-dioxygenase 2 isoform X7 is translated as MPQLSPQQLRGREELHLAHLVLSFITMGYVWQEGEEGTVQVLPRNLAVPFWEVSQALGLPPILSHADFVLANWRRKDPSGPLEMENLDTIITLPGGDSLRGFILVTVLVEKAAVPGIKAIPRALGATVQGDEESLHRALEELAGAIEAMREALRRMHDYVDPEVFYSVIRIFLSGWKDNPAMAHGLVYEGVSAEALAFSGGSAAQSTVLHAFDELLGICHRQDCAAFLLRMREYMPPAHRAFVEQIRGALSPRHLVLSSGNARLRNAFNRCVSALAELRSYHITIVTKYITVAASKAKARRAELNGAGPAVGKAPSALEDKGTGGSHIFSFLKSIRDTTREGMIRA
- the LOC102073086 gene encoding indoleamine 2,3-dioxygenase 2 isoform X4, translating into MEGSADTEEPPLLPLALSRFHISEEFGFLLPNPLTELPAPYSPWMDIAHELPQLITSHQLRSRVHQMPQLSPQQLRGREELHLAHLVLSFITMGYVWQEGEEGTVQVLPRNLAVPFWEVSQALGLPPILSHADFVLANWRRKDPSGPLEMENLDTIITLPGGDSLRGFILVTVLVEKAAVPGIKAIPRALGATVQGDEESLHRALEELAGAIEAMREALRRMHDYVDPEVFYSVIRIFLSGWKDNPAMAHGLVYEGVSAEALAFSGGSAAQSTVLHAFDELLGICHRQDCAAFLLRMREYMPPAHRAFVEQIRGALSPRHLVLSSGNARLRNAFNRCVSALAELRSYHITIVTKYITVAASKAKARRAELNGAGPAVGKAPSALEDKGTGGSHIFSFLKSIRDTTREGMIRA